From Phycodurus eques isolate BA_2022a chromosome 1, UOR_Pequ_1.1, whole genome shotgun sequence, one genomic window encodes:
- the f7i gene encoding coagulation factor VIIi yields LYVYSVRLASVFVEKREADAVLSRWRRANSGFLEELKQGNLERECREEICDYEEAREVFEDDTQTRQFWQTYDRRDPCRVNPCHNNGVCFTVENSFQCQCTEGFEGHFCQMVFEDSLKCIYHNGQCQHFCDGSGKRRKCSCADGYILGDDGRQCIAQVEFPCGQLAPTNQSLTDQTRLVGANLCPKGECPWQVLIQLNGASHCGGTLIHPDQVVTAAHCVHTINPDKLTVVAGELNLDVDEGTEQRIPVSTVIVHEDYNIATGDSDIALLRLSEGVSLSSHALPICLPTKDLAERELLLLRYHTVSGWGKRTSGGNDHSTAPMGERTSPILRKMSVPIIQNSQCSLRSRFNFTDNMLCAGYLEGQQESCRGDDGSPLTTLYGSTHFLSGVVGWGRGCSIPGYFGVYTKVAKFVDWVESKNIASTTMSTDMLQQKVV; encoded by the exons CTCTACGTGTACTCTGTGCGTTTGGCGTCAGTGTTTGTGGAAAAGCGGGAGGCCGACGCTGTGCTGAGCCGATGGCGACGCGCAAACTCTGGATTCTTGGAGGAACTCAAGCAAGGCAACCTGGAAAGGGAATGCCGCGAGGAGATCTGCGACTACGAAGAGGCCAGAGAAGTGTTCGAGGACGACACCCAGACG AGGCAATTCTGGCAGACATATGACC GTCGGGACCCCTGCAGAGTCAACCCGTGCCATAACAACGGCGTGTGTTTCACCGTtgaaaacagcttccagtgtcAATGTACCGAAGGCTTTGAgggacacttctgtcagatGG tgtttgaagACTCACTCAAGTGTATTTACCACAACGGCCAGTGTCAGCACTTTTGCGACGGCTCAGGGAAACGCCGCAAATGTTCCTGCGCTGACGGATACATTCTGGGCGATGATGGGCGACAGTGCATTGCTCAAG TGGAATTTCCATGTGGTCAACTGGCTCCAACCAATCAGAGTCTGACGGATCAGACGAGGCTTGTTGGAGCCAATCTTTGTCCTAAAGGGGAGTGTCCCTGGCAG GTTCTGATTCAGTTGAACGGAGCCAGTCACTGTGGGGGCACTCTGATCCATCCAGACCAAGTCGTTACTGCAGCTCACTGTGTCCACACAATCAACCCGGACAAACTCACTGTCGTGGCAG GGGAACTTAACCTGGATGTGGACGAAGGCACGGAACAAAGAATCCCAGTTTCCACGGTGATTGTTCATGAGGATTACAATATAGCGACGGGAGACAGCGACATTGCGCTTCTGCGTCTGAGTGAAGGCGTGTCCTTAAGTAGCCACGCCCTACCCATCTGCCTGCCCACCAAAGACTTGGCAGAGCGTGAGCTGCTGTTGCTGCGCTACCACACTGTTTCCGGCTGGGGCAAGAGAACCAGCGGAGGAAACGACCACAGCACCGCACCCATGGGGGAGCGCACATCCCCCATCCTCCGCAAGATGTCTGTGCCCATCATCCAGAACTCCCAATGCTCCCTGAGATCCCGCTTCAACTTCACAGACAACATGCTGTGTGCCGGCTACCTGGAGGGTCAGCAGGAGAGTTGCCGTGGAGACGACGGGAGCCCATTGACCACTCTCTATGGTTCCACCCACTTCCTTTCAGGCGTGGTGGGTTGGGGGCGGGGTTGCTCCATCCCAGGGTACTTTGGCGTTTACACCAAGGTGGCTAAATTCGTTGActgggtggagtccaagaacaTAGCCTCAACCACAATGTCAACTGACATGCTGCAACAGAAAGTGGTTTAA